ACAAAAAATTTTTTTCTGAAGATTTTAAAAATAAAATAGTTTTTACAATAAATTTGATTTCAAAGAAGATTTTTGAATGAATAATAATGCCGCGTTTCTTCAAATTTTAATAAGATTTATCTTAGCTTTATCAATAATAATTTACGTTCAACTTTATAATTATGACTTTAAAACACCTTTAACTTTGCTGTCCATTGCTTATTTTGTTGGAACGTTAGTTCTTTATCCTTTACATAATCATAAATTTTTAAAACATCTTTTATTTTTATTTGATGTTTTGCTTATTAATTATTTCATGTATACAACCGGAAATATTTATTTTTCTCTATTTTTCATAACTTTTATTTTCTTTGTTGAAAATTTAATAGACCTTGTATTTATGAGCATTTATACAATATCTATTTTTGGAGTAGCTCTATATCTATCTGGATTTTTTGATTTTACTTATATATTTATAATTTTAGGATTTTGGTTGGTACTTTTAAAATACTTTTCAGATAAGAGCCTACTTGAAAAACAAAAGGAAGAGATTAATAGTCTTGCAAAAAATCTGTATATAGAAAATCTTAAATGTAATGATAAATCTGAATTTTATAGGAAATTTTATGACTTAAGCACAGCAGTAAAAATGTTCAAATCCGGTAAATTAGACCAAGAGATCTTTATTAAAGAATTGTATGAAAATTTAAACTGTAATGGTTTAGTCCTGTTTAACATAAACACAAAAGAGAAGTTAAAAAAAGGATTGTTAAATTTTAATGAAGAAATATTGGATGATTATAATTTAATTCCAAAAACTTATGTAAACGACGATTTGAATTTAAAAACTGGTTGTGAATTTATAATTGTTAGACAGATTAATGATTATCTCATCTTAATCTTCTATAAATCTGCAATTTTAGATGATTCTGAAATCTTAGATATAATTAAGTGAAGTTTATTATTATGATAAAATAAAATCAAAAAACTCTACAAAAAGAGGAATAATGTGGATAAGTTTTTTGGTTTGATTGAACAGATATTTGAAAGGATGCTATGGGAATCACGATTGATGGTAATTCTTGCAGTAGTTGCATCAGTCCTTGCTGCTTTAACTTTAACCATAATAGGATCATATGATATTTATCTTGTTTTTAGTGAAATGTTTCATGCTTTTTCAGACCCTCAAGCCTATGAAAACTTTCATAAAGATGCTATTACCCATATAATAAGTGCAATTGATGCTTATTTGATATCAACAGTGCTTTTAATATTTGGTATTGGACTTTATGAATTGTTTATAAGTAAAATAGACTATGCGGAAAAAGAAACAAAATCTTCTAAAATCCTTGTTGTTCACTCTCTTGACCAATTAAAAGATAAGCTTGCTAAAGTTATAGTTATGGTCTTAATTGTTACATTTTTTAAACACGCTGTTAGTTTTAAGTATGAAGAAGTTTTAAACTTGCTTTATCTTTCAATAGGAATACTTTTAATAGCATTGGCTATTTACTTTTTAGCAAAATCTCATCACGAAGAAGCACATAGCTCGGAGGAGTGAGAAATGAAAGATTT
This is a stretch of genomic DNA from Sulfurihydrogenibium sp. YO3AOP1. It encodes these proteins:
- a CDS encoding YqhA family protein; amino-acid sequence: MDKFFGLIEQIFERMLWESRLMVILAVVASVLAALTLTIIGSYDIYLVFSEMFHAFSDPQAYENFHKDAITHIISAIDAYLISTVLLIFGIGLYELFISKIDYAEKETKSSKILVVHSLDQLKDKLAKVIVMVLIVTFFKHAVSFKYEEVLNLLYLSIGILLIALAIYFLAKSHHEEAHSSEE